A window from Polynucleobacter sp. MWH-UH25E encodes these proteins:
- the pepN gene encoding aminopeptidase N: MKTELAQSFRRLEYRPPVYIFDQVELDIALDPARTIVKSKIEVLPGKSFEPGAPLVLTGQELEFVSLRINGEAHRHFELTPETLTIHSLPKEGNEKFTLEIISICVPEKNTSLMGLYVSNGNFFTQCEAEGFRKITYFLDRPDVMARYRVTLQAPEARYPVLLSNGNLLKEEKLPNGWHSATWEDPFPKPSYLFALVAGKLECMEETITTSSGAKKLLQIWVEPHDLQKTRHAMDSLIASIHWDERRFGLELDLERFMIVAVGDFNMGAMENKGLNIFNTKFVLAQPETATDADFANIESVVAHEYFHNWTGNRVTCQDWFQLSLKEGLTVFRDQEFSADQMGSESGRAVKRIEDVRLLRQLQFPEDAGPMAHPIRPDEYQEINNFYTVTVYEKGSEVVRMYQTLLGRDGFRKGMDLYFQRHDGQAVTCDDFLAAMADANGKDLSQFKNWYSQAGTSRVKVEEQYDAANKQYRLTLTQSCAPTPGQAEKKPFHIPLKVRLITTGNDQVEKLLELKEPTQTWTFDQIEDRPVLSINRNFSAPVNIDFERPEEDLLTLLSSDDDPFNRWEAGQKLAMQMILNNRLPDSALINAYREILLDPNLDPAFKELALTLPAESYLYEQCKSVDPQKIFTARQAFRKELAKQLQLEWAALYQQNQTPGSFKSDAIDSGKRALKNLALSMLLDADPKIWAPMARNQYQIADNMTDRYAALSALVMHGAKGAKECLEDFCKRFADDALVIDKWFALQSSRPPIDGLESTLDEVKRLREHPAFKLNNPNRARSVIHMFCANNPASFHQADGSGYAFWAESVLALDPINPQVAARLARALDRWRLFAEPYQSKMKAALEQVAACQTLSPDVKEVVSKALGA; this comes from the coding sequence ATGAAAACTGAATTAGCACAGAGCTTTCGTCGGCTCGAATACCGTCCTCCTGTTTACATATTTGATCAAGTTGAATTAGACATCGCGCTCGATCCTGCGCGCACGATTGTTAAAAGCAAGATTGAGGTTTTACCAGGTAAAAGTTTTGAACCAGGCGCACCATTAGTACTGACTGGCCAAGAACTGGAGTTTGTCAGTTTGCGAATTAATGGTGAAGCGCATCGACACTTTGAGCTCACGCCAGAGACCTTGACTATTCACTCTTTGCCAAAAGAGGGCAATGAAAAATTTACCCTTGAAATCATTTCAATTTGTGTACCGGAGAAAAATACCAGCCTGATGGGTTTGTATGTCTCTAATGGAAACTTCTTTACCCAATGCGAGGCAGAGGGCTTTAGAAAAATTACTTATTTCTTAGACCGACCTGATGTCATGGCTCGCTATCGGGTGACCTTGCAGGCACCTGAAGCTCGATACCCTGTATTGCTATCCAACGGTAACTTACTCAAAGAAGAAAAGTTGCCAAACGGTTGGCATAGTGCTACCTGGGAAGACCCATTTCCAAAGCCATCGTATCTATTTGCATTGGTAGCTGGAAAGCTTGAGTGTATGGAAGAGACCATCACTACCAGTAGTGGCGCAAAAAAATTACTGCAAATCTGGGTTGAGCCCCATGATTTGCAAAAGACGCGCCATGCGATGGACTCTTTGATCGCATCAATACATTGGGATGAAAGACGTTTTGGTCTAGAACTTGATTTAGAGCGCTTCATGATTGTGGCGGTTGGCGACTTCAACATGGGCGCCATGGAAAACAAGGGGTTGAATATTTTCAATACCAAGTTTGTGTTGGCTCAGCCAGAGACTGCCACCGATGCTGACTTTGCCAATATTGAAAGCGTTGTTGCTCATGAGTATTTCCATAACTGGACAGGCAATCGTGTGACTTGTCAGGATTGGTTCCAGCTATCGCTTAAAGAAGGTTTAACGGTTTTCCGTGATCAGGAGTTCTCAGCTGACCAAATGGGTAGCGAGTCTGGGAGAGCTGTGAAACGTATTGAAGATGTGCGCTTATTACGTCAGTTGCAGTTTCCAGAAGATGCGGGTCCTATGGCGCACCCCATTCGTCCTGACGAATATCAAGAGATCAATAACTTTTATACAGTAACTGTGTATGAGAAGGGGTCTGAAGTGGTGCGGATGTATCAAACCCTATTGGGCAGAGATGGTTTCCGCAAGGGTATGGACTTGTATTTCCAGCGCCATGATGGTCAGGCGGTAACGTGCGATGATTTTCTCGCAGCGATGGCTGATGCCAACGGTAAAGACTTAAGCCAGTTTAAGAATTGGTATAGCCAAGCAGGCACCTCACGTGTGAAAGTGGAAGAGCAATATGATGCAGCTAATAAGCAATACCGTCTCACATTAACCCAGAGCTGCGCGCCTACACCTGGTCAGGCAGAGAAGAAGCCATTTCATATTCCATTGAAGGTACGCCTCATTACTACTGGTAATGATCAAGTAGAAAAACTACTGGAGCTAAAAGAGCCAACTCAAACATGGACTTTTGATCAGATTGAAGATCGACCTGTGCTATCTATCAATCGAAACTTCTCTGCACCAGTCAATATTGACTTTGAGCGGCCCGAGGAAGATTTATTGACACTACTTTCTAGCGATGACGATCCATTTAATCGCTGGGAAGCAGGGCAGAAGCTAGCTATGCAAATGATTTTGAATAATCGTTTGCCAGATTCAGCTCTCATTAATGCCTATCGTGAAATTTTGCTAGATCCAAACCTTGATCCAGCATTTAAAGAGTTAGCACTGACGCTGCCTGCCGAATCTTATTTATATGAGCAGTGCAAGAGTGTTGATCCCCAGAAGATATTTACCGCGCGACAAGCTTTCCGGAAAGAGTTGGCCAAGCAATTGCAATTAGAGTGGGCCGCACTTTACCAACAGAATCAAACTCCAGGATCTTTTAAGTCTGATGCGATTGATTCTGGAAAGCGCGCCCTCAAGAATTTGGCTTTAAGCATGTTGTTGGATGCGGATCCCAAGATTTGGGCGCCAATGGCTCGCAATCAATACCAGATTGCTGACAATATGACAGATCGTTATGCAGCCTTATCTGCTCTGGTAATGCATGGTGCAAAAGGCGCGAAAGAATGCCTTGAGGATTTCTGTAAACGTTTTGCAGATGATGCGCTCGTGATTGATAAGTGGTTTGCATTGCAGTCTAGCCGCCCACCTATTGATGGTCTTGAGTCCACACTTGATGAAGTGAAGCGCTTGCGTGAGCATCCAGCATTTAAGTTAAATAATCCAAATCGTGCCCGCAGTGTTATCCACATGTTCTGCGCAAATAATCCTGCGAGTTTTCATCAGGCTGATGGAAGTGGTTATGCTTTCTGGGCGGAGAGTGTTTTGGCTCTAGACCCCATCAACCCCCAGGTTGCCGCTCGTCTTGCGAGAGCCTTAGATCGCTGGCGCCTATTTGCCGAGCCCTACCAGAGCAAGATGAAGGCCGCTTTAGAGCAGGTAGCAGCTTGTCAGACCTTGTCACCTGATGTTAAAGAGGTGGTTAGCAAGGCTTTGGGAGCTTAG
- a CDS encoding class 1 fructose-bisphosphatase has translation MSSTHTNFKQYLATAKPKGAAVPAGLQDLLLAVIDTCSTLSHEVAQGALIGLLGSAGTGNVQGEVQQKLDIIANDLLIDGVKNCKSLAGLASEEMELPVPVHRTGDYLLLFDPLDGSSNIDVNVSIGTIFSILKKQDPQAPLQTSDFLLSGRHQVAAGYVVYGPQTTMALTLGDGVVMFTLNKVTGEFLLIKDAVTIAHSTKEFAINMSNMRHWADPVRRYVEECLAGVGGAREKDFNMRWIASMVADVHRVLSRGGVFMYPWDKREPNKPGKLRLMYEANPMSFLVEQAGGASTNGKDLIMDLQPTDLHERVSVILGSKEEVDLLRHYHA, from the coding sequence TTGTCTTCTACCCATACCAATTTCAAGCAGTATTTGGCAACAGCCAAACCAAAGGGGGCTGCTGTGCCAGCTGGCCTCCAAGATTTATTACTTGCTGTAATCGATACCTGCTCAACCTTAAGTCATGAAGTTGCTCAAGGAGCATTAATTGGACTGCTGGGTTCTGCTGGTACCGGTAATGTTCAGGGTGAAGTTCAGCAAAAGCTCGACATTATTGCGAATGATTTATTAATTGATGGTGTAAAGAACTGCAAATCATTGGCTGGACTAGCATCTGAAGAAATGGAATTGCCTGTTCCTGTTCATCGTACAGGCGACTATTTATTATTATTTGATCCACTCGATGGCTCATCTAATATTGATGTCAATGTTTCCATTGGGACAATTTTCTCAATTCTCAAAAAGCAAGACCCGCAAGCGCCACTACAAACCTCTGACTTTTTATTATCAGGTCGTCACCAAGTGGCTGCTGGATATGTCGTGTATGGACCCCAAACCACAATGGCTCTGACCTTGGGCGATGGCGTTGTGATGTTTACGCTGAATAAGGTGACGGGTGAGTTCTTGCTCATTAAAGACGCCGTGACGATTGCGCATTCAACCAAAGAGTTTGCAATCAATATGTCCAATATGCGCCATTGGGCGGATCCAGTGCGCCGCTATGTGGAGGAGTGCTTAGCCGGAGTAGGCGGCGCTCGTGAAAAAGACTTCAATATGCGTTGGATTGCATCTATGGTGGCCGATGTTCACCGTGTACTTTCTCGTGGTGGCGTATTTATGTATCCATGGGATAAGCGCGAGCCAAATAAGCCGGGTAAATTGCGCCTGATGTACGAAGCCAACCCCATGAGTTTCTTGGTGGAGCAGGCAGGTGGCGCATCTACCAACGGCAAAGATTTGATTATGGATTTGCAACCTACCGATCTGCATGAACGTGTTTCAGTAATACTTGGGTCTAAAGAAGAAGTTGATCTTTTGCGTCATTACCATGCATAA
- the cphA gene encoding cyanophycin synthetase produces the protein MEITRIRMLRGPNLWSRHTALEAIVTCDVNERSIDAIPQFETKIRERFPQLGSMRRGGLTDPLSLANALEHAALGLQAQAGCPVTFSRTVQTIDEGVYQVVVEYIEEVVGRMAFDFAFALIQATLNDAPFDLAAALAELEALYEDVRLGPSTGSIVDAAIQRNIPYRRMTEGSMVQFGWGSKQKRIQAAETSDTSAIAEAIAQDKELTKNLLAAAGVSVPIGEVVTSADDAWRAAQKIGGPIVLKPKDGNQGKGVVANIQTEEEVRAGFEVTQAFGRETIVERYLPGADYRLLVVGNRLSAAARREPAQVVGDGKHTVAELVEKENQNPLRGDGHATALTKIRFDDIALAHLASNGLSPQYIPKIGERVLLRNNANLSTGGTATDVTDDVHPDVAASAVAAAQMIGLDIAGVDILCESIYKPLEQQGGGIVEVNAAPGLRMHLKPSYGKGRPVGEDIINMMFPPGEDGRIPVVGVTGTNGKTTTVRLISHLLSETGLRVGMTGTDGVYINNRLIDTGDCSGPKSARNVLMHPDVDAAVLETARGGLLREGLGFDRCEVAVVTNIGEGDHLGLNYITSVEDLAILKRVIVQNVAPTGAAVLNAADPMVAKMGDKCPGRVIFFAQNQHHPVITAHRAKNKKVIFFDGTYIVASKGSRVMYRFPVSEIPLTQNGVLGFQIENAMAAIGAAWALGLDAEKIARGLSSFESTANSVPGRFNQFKHKGATVIADYGHNPDAMRALTSAIEAMKPKKSHVVISGAGDRRDEDIRDLTRILGNAFDNVILYQDACQRGREDGEVLKLLQEGLVGATRAKQVKEIHGEFLAIDAALSEVSEGDICLILIDQVEESLAYLKEKVQP, from the coding sequence TTGGAAATCACCCGCATTCGTATGTTGCGCGGCCCAAATTTGTGGAGCCGCCACACAGCATTAGAAGCTATAGTCACCTGCGATGTGAACGAGCGCTCAATCGATGCTATTCCGCAGTTTGAAACCAAAATTCGTGAGCGCTTTCCGCAGCTTGGCAGCATGCGCCGCGGCGGACTCACTGACCCACTCTCTCTTGCAAATGCCCTAGAACATGCCGCGCTTGGTTTGCAAGCACAAGCAGGATGTCCGGTGACATTTAGTCGCACCGTGCAAACAATTGATGAAGGTGTTTATCAAGTAGTTGTTGAATACATCGAAGAAGTTGTTGGTCGTATGGCGTTTGATTTTGCCTTCGCACTCATTCAAGCGACTCTCAATGATGCCCCTTTTGACTTAGCCGCTGCTTTAGCAGAACTCGAAGCACTTTATGAAGATGTGCGTCTAGGTCCTAGCACTGGCTCGATCGTAGATGCCGCCATTCAAAGAAATATTCCCTATCGCCGCATGACTGAAGGCAGCATGGTGCAATTTGGTTGGGGAAGTAAACAGAAGCGTATTCAAGCGGCTGAAACCAGTGATACGAGTGCAATTGCAGAAGCGATTGCCCAAGACAAAGAGCTCACAAAGAACTTACTCGCCGCCGCGGGCGTTTCCGTCCCCATTGGGGAGGTGGTTACCAGTGCTGATGATGCATGGCGTGCCGCCCAAAAGATTGGCGGCCCTATTGTTCTCAAACCTAAAGATGGCAACCAAGGCAAAGGGGTTGTAGCGAACATACAAACCGAGGAAGAAGTTCGTGCTGGTTTTGAAGTTACCCAAGCCTTTGGTCGTGAAACGATTGTTGAACGATATCTTCCTGGGGCTGACTACCGCCTTTTAGTTGTAGGTAATCGCTTATCAGCTGCCGCCCGTCGTGAGCCCGCTCAAGTTGTGGGCGATGGCAAACACACAGTTGCTGAGCTTGTTGAAAAAGAGAATCAAAACCCCTTGCGTGGTGATGGTCACGCTACCGCCCTGACTAAGATTCGTTTTGACGATATTGCACTTGCACACTTGGCAAGCAACGGACTCTCGCCGCAATACATTCCAAAAATTGGTGAGCGTGTCTTATTACGCAATAACGCCAACCTCAGTACAGGTGGCACCGCAACTGATGTCACTGACGATGTTCACCCAGATGTCGCGGCTAGCGCGGTTGCGGCAGCGCAAATGATTGGTCTTGATATTGCAGGCGTCGACATTCTGTGCGAGTCCATCTACAAACCATTAGAGCAACAAGGTGGAGGCATCGTAGAGGTCAATGCAGCCCCCGGATTACGCATGCACCTTAAACCCTCTTATGGCAAAGGTCGCCCTGTTGGTGAAGACATCATCAATATGATGTTTCCTCCCGGTGAAGATGGCCGCATTCCAGTAGTAGGCGTCACTGGAACCAACGGTAAAACCACGACCGTTAGATTAATCTCCCATCTATTAAGTGAAACAGGCTTACGAGTAGGCATGACCGGGACTGATGGCGTCTACATTAATAACCGCCTAATTGATACCGGTGATTGCAGCGGCCCAAAGAGTGCACGTAATGTATTAATGCACCCAGACGTAGACGCAGCCGTTCTAGAAACCGCTCGCGGCGGTTTATTGCGTGAAGGCTTAGGATTTGATCGTTGTGAAGTGGCCGTTGTAACCAATATTGGTGAAGGTGATCACCTAGGCTTGAACTACATCACCAGTGTTGAAGATCTCGCAATCCTCAAGCGCGTGATTGTGCAAAATGTGGCACCTACTGGCGCCGCTGTTCTAAATGCTGCAGATCCAATGGTTGCAAAGATGGGTGATAAATGCCCTGGTCGCGTCATCTTCTTTGCCCAGAACCAACATCACCCTGTGATTACGGCACATCGGGCAAAAAACAAAAAAGTGATTTTCTTTGATGGCACCTATATCGTCGCCTCAAAAGGTTCACGCGTAATGTACCGCTTCCCCGTTAGCGAAATTCCACTAACGCAAAATGGTGTTCTTGGATTCCAAATCGAGAATGCGATGGCCGCAATTGGTGCTGCCTGGGCACTTGGTCTAGATGCAGAGAAAATTGCACGCGGATTAAGCAGCTTTGAAAGCACAGCCAATTCTGTGCCGGGTCGCTTTAACCAATTCAAACACAAAGGCGCCACTGTTATTGCCGACTATGGTCACAATCCAGATGCCATGCGTGCTCTGACCAGCGCAATTGAAGCGATGAAACCCAAGAAGAGCCATGTGGTTATTAGTGGCGCCGGGGATCGTCGTGATGAAGATATTCGTGATCTCACACGCATTCTAGGTAATGCGTTTGATAACGTTATCCTGTATCAAGATGCCTGTCAGCGAGGTCGTGAAGACGGCGAAGTATTAAAGCTTTTACAAGAAGGCTTGGTTGGCGCAACTAGAGCTAAACAGGTGAAAGAAATTCATGGGGAGTTTCTAGCTATTGATGCCGCCTTGAGTGAAGTGTCTGAGGGTGATATCTGTCTCATTCTGATTGATCAGGTTGAGGAATCATTGGCTTATCTCAAAGAAAAGGTTCAGCCGTAG
- the cphA gene encoding cyanophycin synthetase — translation MPQLLDKSIEILSVKHLRGPNMWTYHPVIEVWIDIGELEDYPSNLIPGFYDRLVKALPSLVEHRCSYGETGGFLKRVEEGTWPAHIMEHLTLELQNLAGIPGGFGKARDGDRRGVYKVMVSAINEEVTLTALKYARDLYLALAQDNQDYIALVKDIIEKLRDLGDDLLLGPSTACIVNAAEERGIPSIRLSEGNLVQLGYGAKQRRIWTAETDQTSAIAETISRDKDLTKSLLRSAGVPTPEGRTVTSPDDAWEAAQDIGLPVVVKPIDGNHGRGVFINLYTQQEIEAAYAVAIDEGSEVLVERHIVGDEHRLLVVGNKVVAAAKGETVWVTGDGKHTVHELIQIQINSDPRRGTAEEHPLNPVRIDSAVELELARQKLTGDSVPALDHKVLIQSNGNVAFDVTDLVHPDVASQVALAARVVGLEIAGVDLVAQDISRPLAEQNAAIVEVNAGPGLLMHLKPASGKPQPVGKEIANHLFPPGTDFRVPLVGICGQSGKTPVAEMVAHFLRLTNVYVGLSCSKGLFFGNRAIPNTNASNWENARRTLLNRAVEAAVIENNHLSMLIEGLAYDRCQVGVVLNVDPKANFPEYAIYDEDQVFSIVRTQIDVVLPTGVGVLNADDAMCVQMAELCDGEVIFFSENPDSEVIKTHLQNGGRAVLVGKQQITLKSGKLDQKSIPVPRHSESNTTTPWKTMNLGAAIAAAWALDIPFNVIEAGAQTFVPDATLITGA, via the coding sequence ATGCCCCAGTTATTAGATAAATCCATTGAAATCCTGAGTGTTAAGCACCTGCGTGGTCCCAATATGTGGACCTACCACCCTGTCATTGAGGTGTGGATCGATATTGGTGAGCTGGAGGACTACCCCTCTAACCTCATCCCAGGTTTTTATGACCGTCTGGTGAAGGCGCTCCCAAGCCTAGTTGAGCACCGCTGCAGTTATGGGGAAACCGGTGGCTTTCTCAAACGCGTTGAAGAAGGTACCTGGCCCGCTCACATCATGGAGCACCTCACACTTGAATTACAAAATCTAGCAGGCATACCTGGTGGATTTGGCAAAGCTCGTGACGGCGACCGTCGTGGCGTTTACAAAGTCATGGTCAGCGCGATCAATGAAGAAGTTACCCTCACTGCATTAAAGTATGCTCGCGATCTTTACTTGGCTCTTGCTCAAGATAATCAAGACTACATTGCATTAGTAAAAGACATCATTGAGAAGTTGCGCGATCTGGGTGATGACTTATTACTCGGTCCTAGCACTGCATGTATTGTGAATGCGGCTGAAGAGCGCGGCATTCCATCGATTCGCCTATCCGAAGGCAACTTAGTACAACTAGGTTATGGCGCTAAGCAACGTCGCATTTGGACTGCTGAGACCGATCAAACCAGCGCGATTGCAGAAACGATTTCTCGTGACAAAGATTTAACGAAAAGTCTATTACGTAGCGCCGGCGTTCCAACACCTGAAGGTCGAACCGTTACCAGCCCTGATGATGCTTGGGAGGCGGCACAAGATATTGGCTTGCCGGTTGTGGTGAAACCAATCGATGGCAATCATGGTCGCGGTGTCTTTATTAATTTGTATACCCAACAAGAAATCGAAGCAGCTTATGCTGTAGCGATTGATGAAGGCAGCGAAGTTTTGGTTGAGCGTCATATTGTTGGTGACGAGCATCGCTTACTCGTCGTGGGCAATAAAGTAGTTGCTGCCGCAAAAGGCGAAACCGTTTGGGTTACTGGTGATGGTAAACATACCGTTCACGAACTCATTCAGATTCAGATTAATTCTGACCCACGCCGCGGTACCGCCGAAGAACATCCCTTAAATCCAGTCAGAATTGATTCTGCTGTTGAGTTGGAGTTGGCTCGTCAAAAACTTACTGGTGATAGCGTACCTGCCTTAGATCACAAAGTACTTATTCAGAGCAATGGCAATGTGGCATTCGATGTCACCGATTTAGTTCACCCTGATGTTGCCAGCCAGGTCGCATTAGCAGCTCGTGTTGTTGGCTTAGAAATTGCTGGCGTTGATCTCGTGGCGCAAGATATTAGCCGTCCACTGGCAGAACAAAACGCGGCGATTGTTGAAGTTAACGCGGGCCCAGGCCTGTTGATGCACCTAAAGCCTGCAAGCGGTAAGCCACAGCCTGTTGGTAAAGAGATTGCCAATCACCTCTTCCCTCCAGGCACTGACTTCCGTGTTCCTTTAGTTGGCATCTGTGGCCAAAGCGGTAAGACCCCTGTTGCTGAGATGGTTGCCCACTTTTTACGCCTAACCAATGTCTATGTTGGCCTGTCTTGCAGTAAAGGCTTGTTCTTTGGTAACCGCGCCATACCGAATACCAATGCATCAAATTGGGAAAACGCTCGTCGCACACTATTGAACCGCGCCGTTGAAGCTGCGGTTATTGAAAACAATCATCTATCCATGTTGATTGAAGGCTTGGCTTATGATCGCTGCCAAGTGGGCGTTGTTCTGAATGTAGACCCTAAAGCGAACTTCCCTGAGTACGCTATCTACGATGAAGACCAAGTCTTTAGTATCGTGCGTACTCAAATTGATGTTGTGCTCCCAACTGGGGTTGGCGTTCTGAATGCTGATGATGCGATGTGCGTTCAAATGGCTGAGCTTTGCGATGGTGAGGTGATTTTCTTTAGTGAGAATCCTGACTCTGAAGTGATTAAAACCCATCTTCAAAATGGCGGTCGCGCTGTGCTTGTAGGCAAACAACAAATCACCCTGAAATCTGGCAAGCTGGATCAAAAATCGATTCCCGTACCAAGACACTCTGAATCAAATACCACTACACCTTGGAAAACCATGAATCTAGGCGCTGCCATTGCAGCAGCGTGGGCTCTCGATATTCCATTTAACGTGATTGAAGCTGGCGCGCAAACCTTTGTGCCAGATGCAACATTAATAACAGGGGCTTAA
- a CDS encoding type II toxin-antitoxin system VapB family antitoxin, whose amino-acid sequence MKIEIDDDLILTALEISQSTLSAQEFVHKVILTYTQTQAGHRLAKLGGKAPDMKDIRRRNPN is encoded by the coding sequence ATGAAAATAGAAATTGACGATGATTTAATACTAACTGCGCTAGAGATATCTCAATCGACACTAAGCGCCCAAGAATTTGTCCATAAGGTCATCTTGACCTATACCCAAACTCAAGCAGGGCATCGCTTAGCCAAACTTGGGGGTAAGGCACCAGACATGAAAGATATACGGCGCCGAAACCCAAACTAA
- the ald gene encoding alanine dehydrogenase, with translation MIIGVPQEVKNNEFRVGLTPGNVSGLCKQGHSVLVQRGAGEQIGLSDESYRIAGATLINSAAEVFKKAEMIVKVKEPQPQECAMLREDQILFTYLHLAPDPIQTQALIQSGASCIAYETVTAFNGALPLLAPMSEVAGRMSIQAAATHLEKTHGGIGVLMAGVPGVSPAKVVILGAGVVGRNALQIAVGMGADVCVFDRDIDRLRQIDLFYGNRVRTFYSDSLLIEQEVTEADVVIGAVLLPGAAAPKLVTREMIKKMKSGAVVVDVAIDQGGCFETSKPTTHADPTFMMDGILHYCVANMPGAVARTSTFALTNATYPYVEALANRGVVQALSIDHHLRNGLSVHKGVLTSKPVAQAQGLEYALAEDLLPA, from the coding sequence ATGATTATTGGTGTTCCACAAGAGGTAAAAAATAATGAGTTTCGGGTTGGCTTAACGCCAGGCAATGTCAGCGGACTTTGCAAACAAGGGCATTCGGTATTAGTTCAGCGAGGCGCTGGTGAGCAAATCGGTCTAAGTGATGAGTCATACCGAATTGCTGGAGCCACGCTGATCAATAGTGCCGCCGAAGTTTTCAAAAAAGCAGAAATGATTGTGAAGGTAAAGGAGCCTCAGCCACAAGAGTGCGCCATGCTGCGTGAGGATCAGATTCTGTTTACCTATCTGCACTTGGCTCCGGACCCGATTCAAACCCAAGCGTTGATTCAGTCGGGTGCCAGTTGTATTGCATATGAGACTGTCACGGCATTCAATGGGGCTTTGCCCTTGTTGGCTCCCATGAGTGAAGTGGCGGGGCGGATGTCGATTCAGGCAGCTGCTACCCACTTAGAAAAAACGCATGGAGGTATTGGGGTCTTAATGGCAGGAGTGCCCGGTGTTTCGCCCGCTAAGGTTGTCATTCTTGGTGCCGGAGTAGTAGGACGCAATGCATTACAAATCGCTGTGGGTATGGGGGCTGATGTTTGTGTCTTTGATCGTGATATTGATCGATTACGGCAAATTGATCTGTTTTATGGCAATCGAGTCCGTACCTTTTACTCGGATAGTTTGCTAATTGAGCAGGAGGTGACTGAGGCTGATGTCGTGATTGGGGCGGTACTGCTTCCAGGAGCAGCTGCGCCAAAGTTGGTGACTCGAGAGATGATCAAGAAAATGAAGTCAGGCGCAGTAGTGGTTGATGTTGCCATTGATCAGGGTGGTTGCTTTGAGACTTCAAAGCCAACAACGCATGCAGATCCCACATTCATGATGGATGGCATTTTGCATTATTGCGTTGCTAATATGCCTGGTGCCGTTGCCAGAACCTCTACCTTTGCCCTAACCAATGCCACATATCCTTATGTAGAGGCCTTGGCTAATCGTGGAGTCGTGCAAGCTCTGTCAATTGATCATCACTTGCGTAATGGTTTAAGTGTGCATAAAGGTGTGCTCACTTCCAAGCCCGTAGCTCAGGCGCAAGGCTTGGAATATGCTCTAGCTGAAGACCTATTGCCTGCCTAG
- a CDS encoding TMEM165/GDT1 family protein, which produces MDLSAVTLSAGVVALAEMGDKTQLLSLMLAARYPKQALAIIAGIFIATIANHACAALLGHWLMTLVSPDVMRWILGLSFLGIGLWLLVPDHIDDAAESKVVDRATQVFILTVVLFFLAEMGDKTQIATIALGAKYEDVIAVTMGTTLGMMLANAPAVWLGQRFTRRMPIKWVHGVAALTFIAIGAVTLLWS; this is translated from the coding sequence ATGGACCTATCTGCTGTAACCCTCTCGGCTGGCGTTGTTGCGTTAGCTGAGATGGGTGACAAAACCCAATTGCTTTCTTTAATGCTGGCGGCTCGCTACCCTAAGCAAGCGCTAGCCATTATTGCTGGTATTTTTATTGCAACGATTGCTAATCATGCTTGCGCCGCACTCTTAGGGCATTGGCTGATGACTTTAGTTTCGCCCGATGTAATGAGATGGATTTTGGGGTTGAGCTTTTTAGGTATCGGTCTTTGGTTATTGGTACCCGATCATATTGACGACGCAGCTGAATCAAAAGTAGTGGACCGAGCCACGCAGGTTTTTATTCTGACTGTGGTGTTGTTCTTCTTGGCTGAGATGGGTGACAAAACACAAATCGCCACAATCGCCTTGGGTGCGAAATACGAAGATGTGATCGCCGTAACAATGGGTACTACCTTGGGCATGATGTTGGCGAATGCACCAGCGGTTTGGTTGGGTCAGAGATTTACCAGGCGTATGCCAATTAAGTGGGTCCATGGCGTTGCCGCTCTGACTTTTATTGCTATTGGGGCAGTTACTTTGCTTTGGAGCTAG